The Streptomyces nitrosporeus genome includes a window with the following:
- a CDS encoding YlxR family protein, which yields MSGRTHARACPERTCVGCRERAAKSELLRTVVDGGEVVPDPRGTLPGRGAYVHPASVCLDLAVRRRAFPRAFKAKGPFDPAALRRFVERVTPQEK from the coding sequence GTGTCTGGCCGGACGCACGCCCGCGCTTGCCCCGAGCGAACCTGTGTGGGATGCCGGGAGCGAGCGGCCAAGAGCGAGCTGCTGCGCACCGTGGTGGACGGGGGAGAGGTTGTTCCCGATCCACGCGGTACGCTGCCCGGCCGGGGTGCATATGTGCACCCCGCCTCTGTCTGTCTCGACCTGGCGGTCCGCCGCCGGGCGTTCCCCCGGGCCTTCAAGGCCAAGGGGCCGTTCGACCCCGCGGCACTGCGGCGGTTCGTCGAGCGGGTGACACCGCAAGAAAAGTGA
- the nusA gene encoding transcription termination factor NusA, whose translation MDIDVKLLKGLAQDKEIPFEVLVGAIESALLIAYHRTEGSHRRARVELDANGHVTVWAKEDPADLEEGQEPKEFDDTPSGFGRIAATTAKQVILQRLRDAEDDRTFGEYAGHEGDVVTGVVQQGKDPKNVLVDIGKLEAILPVQEQVPGEEYTHGLRLRTYVVRVAKGVRGPSVTLSRTHPNLVKKLFALEVPEIADGSVVIEAIAREAGHRTKIAVRSTRTGLNPKGACIGPMGSRVRNVMAELHGEKIDIVDWSDDPAEMVANALSPARVSKVEVVDLGARSARVTVPDYQLSLAIGKEGQNARLAARLTGWRIDIRPDTETDAERETADRERAERARDRS comes from the coding sequence GTGGACATCGATGTGAAGCTTCTGAAGGGCTTGGCGCAGGACAAGGAGATCCCCTTCGAGGTGCTCGTCGGGGCGATCGAGTCGGCCCTCCTCATCGCGTACCACCGCACCGAGGGCAGCCACCGCCGCGCACGCGTCGAGCTGGACGCCAACGGGCACGTCACGGTGTGGGCGAAGGAGGACCCGGCCGACCTCGAGGAGGGCCAGGAGCCCAAGGAGTTCGACGACACCCCGTCCGGCTTCGGCCGCATCGCCGCGACCACCGCCAAGCAGGTCATCCTGCAGCGGCTGCGCGACGCCGAGGACGACCGGACGTTCGGCGAGTACGCCGGCCACGAGGGCGATGTCGTCACCGGTGTCGTCCAGCAGGGCAAGGACCCCAAGAACGTCCTGGTCGACATCGGGAAGCTGGAAGCGATCCTGCCGGTGCAGGAGCAGGTGCCGGGCGAGGAGTACACCCACGGCCTGCGCCTGCGGACGTACGTCGTCCGCGTGGCCAAGGGCGTGCGGGGTCCGTCCGTGACCCTCTCGCGCACCCACCCGAACCTGGTGAAGAAGCTCTTCGCCCTGGAGGTCCCGGAGATCGCCGACGGCTCGGTCGTCATCGAGGCCATCGCCCGCGAGGCCGGCCACCGCACCAAGATCGCGGTCCGCTCCACCCGGACCGGGCTGAACCCCAAGGGCGCCTGCATCGGCCCCATGGGCAGCCGGGTGCGCAACGTCATGGCCGAGCTGCACGGCGAGAAGATCGACATCGTGGACTGGTCCGACGACCCGGCGGAGATGGTCGCCAACGCGCTGTCACCCGCGCGGGTGAGCAAGGTGGAGGTCGTGGACCTCGGCGCGCGTTCCGCACGGGTGACCGTGCCGGACTACCAGCTGTCCCTGGCGATCGGCAAGGAGGGGCAGAACGCCCGCCTCGCGGCCCGCCTCACCGGCTGGCGCATCGACATCCGGCCGGACACCGAGACCGACGCGGAGCGGGAGACCGCCGACCGCGAGCGCGCCGAGCGCGCCCGCGACCGGTCCTAG
- the rimP gene encoding ribosome maturation factor RimP has product MSTTQSERLRGLLEPLVSAKELDLEEIEVSRAGRRRVLRIVVDSEDGVELDTCAELSRVISQTLDDTDAMGEDEYVLEVSSPGADRPLTEHRHYVRATGRLARLGLADGGELVARILGVDDEGLDLEVPGVKGRKPTARRIAFGEIAKARVEIEFNRKDKKEEEA; this is encoded by the coding sequence ATGAGCACCACCCAGAGCGAGAGGCTGCGCGGGCTGCTCGAACCGCTCGTCAGCGCCAAGGAGCTGGATCTCGAGGAGATCGAGGTGTCCCGGGCGGGCCGCCGCCGGGTGCTGCGGATCGTCGTCGACTCCGAGGACGGCGTGGAACTCGACACCTGTGCCGAGCTGAGCCGCGTGATCTCCCAGACCCTCGACGACACCGACGCGATGGGCGAGGACGAGTACGTCCTGGAGGTCAGCTCTCCGGGCGCCGACCGCCCGTTGACCGAGCACCGCCACTACGTACGCGCCACCGGCCGGCTGGCCAGGCTGGGCCTGGCCGACGGCGGCGAGCTGGTGGCCCGCATCCTCGGCGTGGACGACGAGGGCCTCGACCTGGAGGTGCCGGGGGTCAAGGGCCGCAAGCCCACCGCCCGCCGGATCGCCTTCGGCGAGATCGCGAAGGCGCGCGTGGAGATCGAATTCAACCGCAAGGACAAGAAGGAAGAGGAGGCGTAG
- a CDS encoding DUF4439 domain-containing protein, whose amino-acid sequence MNGTTGTRGGSSRKEDSAALEAAQAALAAEHASVYGYGALGGRLEGRRRADATAAHDAHRARRDALVRTVRDLGGTPVAAHAAYALPLTVADPSSATRLAAVIEDRVAGAYSDLVRAAEGPLRREAAAALREAAVRAARWRGAGVAFPGLAEKAAAGPADTTAEAGATGAPH is encoded by the coding sequence ATGAACGGGACGACCGGGACGAGAGGGGGCTCCTCGCGGAAGGAGGACTCCGCCGCGCTGGAGGCCGCGCAGGCCGCCCTCGCCGCCGAGCACGCCTCGGTGTACGGGTACGGGGCGCTGGGCGGCCGGCTGGAGGGCCGCCGCCGTGCCGACGCGACCGCGGCCCACGACGCGCACCGGGCCCGGCGGGACGCGCTGGTGCGCACCGTCCGCGACCTGGGCGGTACCCCGGTGGCGGCGCACGCCGCGTACGCTCTGCCGCTCACGGTGGCCGATCCGTCGTCCGCGACGCGGCTCGCCGCCGTGATCGAGGACCGGGTGGCGGGCGCGTACTCCGACCTCGTACGCGCTGCCGAGGGGCCGCTGCGGCGGGAGGCCGCGGCCGCGCTGCGGGAGGCGGCGGTGCGCGCGGCGCGCTGGCGCGGCGCGGGCGTAGCCTTTCCGGGGCTCGCCGAGAAGGCGGCCGCCGGCCCGGCGGACACGACGGCCGAAGCCGGTGCCACGGGCGCTCCGCACTGA
- a CDS encoding aminoglycoside phosphotransferase family protein — protein sequence MGFEPPERLVRALGETYGEAAGGWLGRLPALADEALSVPGHEVLPERVVAPGGRSSLVLLVHRPDGTPAALKIAPPAAGPALERAALAHWNGWGAVELLLPGDRAALPGDALLLERLGHEVSLRSLPEAKALLEAAGTVRRLWVGPPPGHPFETVVERTGRQAEPMRAAAARDEALAPLVTAALAAREELVAQETESFLLHGNFRQSKVLSGGRAPWLAVGPEPLTGERAYDLARLVRDRVEDLIASPGGAVTARRRIRKLADSLEVDQARLHGWTLFRAVESGTRALTAGRRREGELTLEFAGWL from the coding sequence ATGGGTTTCGAACCGCCCGAGCGGCTGGTGCGGGCGCTCGGCGAGACATACGGGGAGGCGGCGGGCGGCTGGCTGGGCCGGCTCCCCGCCCTGGCCGACGAGGCGCTCTCCGTCCCGGGACACGAGGTGCTTCCCGAGCGGGTGGTCGCTCCCGGCGGGCGCAGCAGTCTGGTGCTCCTGGTGCACCGGCCCGACGGCACGCCCGCGGCGCTGAAGATCGCTCCGCCCGCCGCCGGTCCGGCCCTGGAGCGGGCCGCGCTCGCCCACTGGAACGGCTGGGGCGCGGTGGAGCTGCTGCTCCCCGGCGACCGGGCGGCCCTTCCCGGGGACGCCCTGCTGCTGGAGCGGCTGGGGCACGAGGTCTCCCTGCGCTCGCTGCCGGAGGCCAAGGCGCTGCTGGAGGCCGCGGGCACGGTGCGCCGGCTGTGGGTCGGGCCGCCGCCGGGGCACCCCTTCGAGACCGTGGTGGAACGCACCGGGCGGCAGGCGGAGCCGATGCGGGCGGCCGCCGCGCGGGACGAAGCCCTGGCACCGCTCGTCACCGCGGCGCTGGCGGCACGCGAGGAACTCGTCGCGCAGGAGACCGAGAGCTTTCTGCTGCACGGCAACTTCCGGCAGAGCAAGGTGCTTTCGGGCGGGCGGGCGCCCTGGCTCGCGGTCGGCCCGGAGCCGCTGACCGGTGAGCGCGCCTACGACCTGGCGCGGCTGGTGCGCGACCGGGTCGAGGACCTGATCGCCTCGCCGGGCGGTGCGGTGACCGCGCGTCGGCGCATCCGCAAGCTGGCGGACTCGCTGGAGGTGGACCAGGCCCGGCTGCACGGCTGGACGCTGTTCCGGGCCGTGGAGTCGGGGACCCGTGCGCTCACCGCGGGGCGCCGCAGGGAAGGCGAACTGACGCTGGAGTTCGCCGGCTGGCTGTGA
- a CDS encoding proline--tRNA ligase — protein sequence MAQVQRMSRLMIKTLRDDPADAETLNHKLLVRAGYVRRTAAGIWTWLPLGKKVLENVTRVVREEMDAIGGQEVLLPALLPKEPYEASGRYDEYGDLLFRLQDRKGADYLLGPTHEEIFTQVVKDMCSSYKDLPVILYQIQTKYRDEARPRAGVLRGREFQMKDSYSFDTTDEGLAEAYQLHRAAYIRIFERLGLDHRVVSAVSGAMGGSASEEFLAPAPAGEDTFVDCPNCDYAANTEAVTFVATAADASAVPAVEELDTPDTPTIETLADFLGVPASATLKNLLVKVDGEIVAVGVPGDREVDLGKLGEHLAPAEVELVTAEDFVGRPDLVRGYVGPQGLEKVRYIADPRVAAGTSWITGANKEGVHARNVVAGRDFEVDQYLDVVVVEADDPCPKCGTGLRVDRAIEIGHIFQLGRKYADIFSLDVLGQQGKPVRVTMGSYGIGVSRAVAALAEQTADDKGLCWPREIAPADVHVVAAGKALQTELALDVAAKLGDAGVRVMVDDRAGVSPGVKFTDAELIGVPKILVAGRRSAEGVVELKDRRTGEREEITVDEAVARLTADLA from the coding sequence ATGGCCCAGGTCCAGCGCATGTCCCGATTGATGATCAAGACACTGCGTGACGACCCGGCCGACGCCGAGACGCTCAACCACAAGCTCCTCGTCCGGGCCGGATACGTACGCCGCACCGCCGCCGGCATCTGGACCTGGCTCCCGCTCGGCAAGAAGGTCCTGGAGAACGTCACCCGCGTCGTCCGCGAGGAGATGGACGCCATCGGCGGCCAGGAGGTCCTGCTGCCCGCACTGCTCCCCAAGGAGCCGTACGAGGCGAGCGGCCGGTACGACGAGTACGGCGACCTGCTGTTCCGCCTCCAGGACCGCAAGGGCGCCGACTACCTCCTCGGCCCGACCCACGAGGAGATCTTCACCCAGGTCGTCAAGGACATGTGCTCGTCCTACAAGGACCTGCCCGTGATCCTCTACCAGATCCAGACCAAGTACCGCGACGAGGCCCGCCCCCGCGCCGGTGTGCTGCGCGGCCGCGAGTTCCAGATGAAGGACTCCTACTCCTTCGACACCACCGACGAGGGCCTGGCCGAGGCATACCAGCTGCACCGCGCCGCCTACATCAGGATCTTCGAGCGCCTCGGCCTCGACCACCGCGTCGTCTCGGCGGTCTCCGGAGCCATGGGCGGCTCGGCGTCCGAGGAGTTCCTGGCCCCCGCGCCGGCCGGCGAGGACACCTTCGTGGACTGCCCGAACTGCGACTACGCGGCCAACACCGAAGCGGTGACCTTCGTGGCCACCGCCGCCGACGCCTCCGCGGTCCCCGCCGTCGAGGAACTGGACACCCCCGACACCCCGACCATCGAGACCCTCGCGGACTTCCTCGGCGTCCCGGCCTCCGCGACCCTGAAGAACCTCCTGGTCAAGGTCGACGGCGAGATCGTCGCGGTGGGCGTGCCCGGCGACCGCGAGGTCGACCTCGGGAAGCTGGGCGAGCACCTGGCGCCCGCCGAGGTCGAACTCGTCACCGCCGAGGACTTCGTGGGCCGCCCCGACCTGGTGCGCGGCTACGTCGGCCCGCAGGGCCTGGAGAAGGTCCGCTACATCGCCGACCCCCGCGTCGCCGCCGGCACCTCCTGGATCACCGGTGCCAACAAGGAGGGCGTCCACGCCAGGAACGTCGTGGCCGGCCGCGACTTCGAGGTCGACCAGTACCTCGACGTGGTCGTCGTCGAGGCGGACGACCCCTGCCCGAAGTGCGGCACCGGCCTCCGGGTGGACCGCGCCATCGAGATCGGCCACATCTTCCAGCTCGGCCGCAAGTACGCCGACATCTTCTCCCTCGACGTCCTCGGCCAGCAGGGCAAGCCCGTCCGCGTCACCATGGGCTCCTACGGCATCGGCGTCTCCCGCGCCGTCGCCGCGCTCGCCGAGCAGACCGCCGACGACAAGGGCCTGTGCTGGCCCCGCGAGATCGCCCCGGCCGACGTGCACGTCGTCGCCGCGGGCAAGGCGCTCCAGACCGAACTCGCCCTGGACGTCGCCGCGAAGCTGGGCGACGCGGGCGTCCGGGTCATGGTCGACGACCGCGCGGGCGTCTCGCCCGGCGTGAAGTTCACCGACGCGGAGCTCATCGGCGTCCCGAAGATCCTCGTCGCCGGCCGCCGCTCCGCCGAGGGCGTCGTGGAGCTGAAGGACCGCCGCACCGGCGAGCGCGAGGAGATCACCGTCGACGAGGCGGTCGCCCGCCTCACGGCGGACCTGGCCTGA
- a CDS encoding GNAT family N-acetyltransferase, producing MAAATPDSSPWGPGAPSAAVGPVDLADRVDEALAVQALAFGLTREEIDVRRHIVLRHLEDPGARALGATTPDGRLVGFVYGLPNSRTHWWSTVVEPYLRATGSESWLDGSFVITELHVHPAFQQRGIGRALITALTDTVALPRSILSAIDTDSPARGLYRALGYQDLARPVHFPGAPKPYAVMGAPLPLRRG from the coding sequence ATGGCAGCAGCTACCCCCGACTCCTCCCCGTGGGGCCCCGGCGCCCCTTCCGCCGCCGTCGGACCGGTCGACCTCGCCGACCGCGTCGACGAGGCGCTGGCCGTGCAGGCCCTCGCCTTCGGCCTCACCCGGGAAGAGATCGACGTACGCCGCCACATCGTCCTGCGGCACCTGGAGGACCCCGGAGCACGGGCGCTCGGCGCCACCACCCCCGACGGACGGCTCGTCGGCTTCGTCTACGGGCTGCCCAACAGCCGTACCCACTGGTGGTCCACCGTCGTCGAACCGTACCTGCGCGCCACCGGCTCCGAGTCCTGGCTCGACGGGTCCTTCGTGATCACGGAGCTCCACGTCCACCCGGCGTTCCAGCAGCGGGGCATCGGCCGCGCGCTGATCACCGCCCTCACGGACACCGTCGCCCTGCCCCGTTCGATCCTCTCCGCGATCGACACGGACAGCCCCGCCCGCGGCCTCTACCGCGCCCTGGGCTACCAGGACCTGGCACGGCCGGTGCACTTCCCGGGCGCCCCGAAGCCGTACGCGGTGATGGGCGCGCCGCTCCCGCTGCGCCGGGGCTGA
- a CDS encoding DUF4081 domain-containing GNAT family N-acetyltransferase produces MLTQTTTRVLDPGELPAALAILESAPVENAFVTSRVQVAGLDPWRLGGEMWGWYTDGRLRSLCYSGANLVPICATPEAVRAFADRARRAGRRCSSIVGPAGPTGQLWRLLEPSWGPAREVRPHQPLMVADSPSAGVEADPLVRRVRKEEMEILLPACVSMFTEEVGISPLAGDGGLLYQARVAELITTGRSFARIEDGKVVFKAEIGAATPLACQIQGVWVAPEHRGRGLSETGMAAVLRHALADVAPVVSLYVNDFNTAARRSYSRVGFRETGAFMSVLF; encoded by the coding sequence GTGTTGACGCAGACCACTACCCGGGTCCTCGACCCCGGCGAGCTCCCCGCGGCGCTCGCCATCCTGGAGAGCGCGCCCGTCGAGAACGCCTTCGTCACCTCACGGGTCCAGGTCGCCGGACTCGACCCCTGGCGCCTGGGCGGCGAGATGTGGGGCTGGTACACCGACGGCAGACTCCGCTCGCTGTGCTACTCCGGCGCCAACCTCGTCCCCATCTGCGCCACCCCCGAGGCCGTGCGGGCCTTCGCCGACCGGGCCCGCCGGGCCGGCCGCCGGTGCTCGTCGATCGTCGGACCGGCCGGCCCCACCGGCCAGCTGTGGCGGCTGCTGGAGCCCAGCTGGGGCCCCGCCCGCGAGGTCCGCCCCCACCAGCCGCTCATGGTCGCCGACTCCCCCTCCGCCGGCGTCGAGGCCGACCCCCTCGTACGCCGGGTCCGCAAGGAGGAGATGGAGATCCTCCTGCCGGCCTGCGTCTCCATGTTCACCGAGGAGGTCGGCATCTCCCCGCTGGCCGGTGACGGCGGCCTCCTCTACCAGGCCCGGGTCGCCGAACTGATCACCACCGGCCGCTCCTTCGCCCGCATAGAGGACGGCAAGGTCGTCTTCAAGGCCGAGATCGGCGCCGCGACCCCGCTGGCCTGCCAGATCCAGGGCGTCTGGGTCGCACCCGAACACCGGGGGCGCGGACTCTCCGAGACCGGCATGGCCGCCGTGCTGCGCCACGCCCTGGCCGACGTGGCGCCCGTCGTCAGCCTCTACGTGAACGACTTCAACACCGCGGCGCGCCGGTCCTACAGCCGTGTCGGTTTCCGGGAGACCGGCGCGTTCATGAGCGTGCTGTTCTGA
- the ispG gene encoding flavodoxin-dependent (E)-4-hydroxy-3-methylbut-2-enyl-diphosphate synthase yields the protein MTAISLGMPAVPTKLADRRVSRQIQVGSVAVGGDAPVSVQSMTTTRTSDVGATLQQIAELTASGCQIVRVACPTQDDADALATIARKSQIPVIADIHFQPKYVFAAIDAGCAAVRVNPGNIKQFDDKVKEIAKAAGDAGTPIRIGVNAGSLDARLLRKYGKATPEALVESALWEASLFEEHGFRDIKISVKHNDPVVMVNAYRQLAAQCDYPLHLGVTEAGPAFQGTIKSAVAFGALLSEGIGDTIRVSLSAPPAEEVKVGLQILESLNLKQRRLEIVSCPSCGRAQVDVYKLADQVSAGLEGMEVPLRVAVMGCVVNGPGEAREADLGVASGNGKGQIFVKGEVIKTVPESKIVETLIEEAMKIAEQMEKDGVPSGEPEIAVAG from the coding sequence ATGACTGCGATTTCTCTCGGAATGCCGGCCGTTCCGACCAAGCTCGCCGACCGACGGGTCAGCCGTCAGATCCAGGTCGGTTCCGTGGCGGTCGGCGGGGACGCACCGGTGTCGGTGCAGTCGATGACCACGACCCGTACGTCGGACGTCGGCGCGACCCTGCAGCAGATCGCCGAGCTCACCGCCTCGGGCTGCCAGATCGTGCGGGTGGCCTGCCCGACGCAGGACGACGCCGACGCGCTCGCGACCATCGCCAGGAAGTCGCAGATCCCGGTGATCGCGGACATCCACTTCCAGCCGAAGTACGTCTTCGCGGCGATCGACGCCGGGTGCGCCGCGGTCCGGGTGAACCCGGGCAACATCAAGCAGTTCGACGACAAGGTCAAGGAGATCGCCAAGGCGGCCGGGGACGCCGGCACCCCGATCCGCATCGGGGTGAACGCCGGATCGCTGGACGCCCGCCTGCTCCGGAAATACGGCAAGGCGACGCCCGAGGCGCTCGTGGAGTCGGCGCTCTGGGAGGCGTCCCTCTTCGAGGAGCACGGCTTCCGGGACATCAAGATCTCGGTGAAGCACAACGACCCGGTCGTCATGGTCAACGCCTACCGGCAGCTCGCGGCGCAGTGCGACTACCCGCTGCACCTCGGCGTCACGGAGGCGGGCCCCGCCTTCCAGGGCACGATCAAGTCGGCCGTGGCCTTCGGCGCCCTGCTCTCCGAGGGCATCGGGGACACCATCCGGGTCTCGCTGTCGGCCCCGCCGGCCGAGGAGGTCAAGGTCGGCCTCCAGATCCTGGAGTCGCTGAACCTCAAGCAGCGCCGCCTGGAGATCGTCTCCTGCCCGTCCTGCGGCCGCGCCCAGGTCGACGTCTACAAGCTGGCCGACCAGGTGAGCGCCGGTCTGGAGGGCATGGAGGTCCCGCTCCGGGTCGCCGTGATGGGCTGCGTCGTGAACGGCCCCGGCGAGGCCCGCGAGGCGGACCTCGGGGTGGCCTCCGGCAACGGCAAGGGCCAGATCTTCGTGAAGGGCGAGGTCATCAAGACCGTCCCCGAGTCGAAGATCGTGGAGACCCTCATCGAGGAAGCCATGAAGATCGCCGAGCAGATGGAGAAGGACGGCGTCCCCTCCGGCGAACCCGAGATCGCCGTCGCCGGCTGA
- a CDS encoding M50 family metallopeptidase, whose protein sequence is MSTTSILMTVLGIVIFAFGLLFSIAWHELGHLSTAKLFGIRVPQYMVGFGPTIWSRRKGDTEYGIKAIPAGGYIRMIGMFPPGPDGRLEARSTSPWRGMIEDARSAAFEELRPGDETRLFYTRKPWKRVIVMFAGPFMNLVLAVAIFLGVAMSFGFQTQTTEVAGVQQCVIAQSENRDSCESSDPVSPAKAAGLREGDEIVAFDGRRIDDWATLSDRIRQTTGPATLTVLRDGREVTLDAVLKKNAVAKKDADGEVIPDEYVVAGYLGFAAKTEIIPLSFGDSVVRMGDMIEDGVDSIIALPSKIPDLWSAAFGDGERADDSPVGVVGAARIGGEVMNLDVPAQNQIAMMLFLLAGFNLSLFLFNMLPLLPLDGGHIAGALWEALRRNVARVFRRPDPGPFDVAKLMPVAYVVAGIFICFTLLVLVADIVNPVKIT, encoded by the coding sequence ATGAGTACGACGTCCATCCTGATGACGGTCCTGGGGATCGTCATCTTCGCCTTCGGGCTGCTGTTCTCGATCGCCTGGCACGAGCTGGGGCACCTGTCGACCGCCAAGCTGTTCGGCATCCGGGTGCCGCAGTACATGGTCGGCTTCGGGCCGACGATCTGGTCACGCCGTAAGGGCGACACGGAGTACGGCATCAAGGCCATCCCGGCCGGCGGCTACATCCGGATGATCGGCATGTTCCCGCCCGGACCCGACGGCCGCCTGGAGGCACGCTCCACCTCCCCCTGGCGGGGCATGATCGAGGACGCCAGATCCGCCGCGTTCGAAGAGCTCCGGCCGGGCGACGAGACCCGCCTGTTCTACACGCGCAAGCCCTGGAAGCGCGTCATCGTGATGTTCGCCGGGCCGTTCATGAACCTGGTCCTCGCCGTGGCGATCTTCCTCGGTGTGGCCATGAGCTTCGGCTTCCAGACCCAGACCACCGAGGTCGCCGGCGTCCAGCAGTGCGTGATCGCCCAGAGCGAGAACCGCGACAGCTGCGAGTCCTCCGACCCCGTCTCGCCCGCCAAGGCCGCCGGCCTCCGGGAGGGGGACGAGATCGTCGCCTTCGACGGCCGGAGGATCGACGACTGGGCCACGCTCTCCGACCGGATCCGGCAGACCACCGGCCCCGCGACGCTCACCGTCCTGCGCGACGGCCGGGAAGTCACCCTGGACGCGGTGCTCAAGAAGAACGCCGTGGCCAAGAAGGACGCCGACGGCGAGGTGATCCCCGACGAGTACGTCGTCGCCGGCTACCTCGGCTTCGCCGCGAAGACCGAGATCATCCCACTCTCCTTCGGCGACTCGGTCGTCCGCATGGGAGACATGATCGAGGACGGTGTCGACTCGATCATCGCCCTGCCGTCCAAGATCCCCGACCTGTGGAGCGCCGCCTTCGGGGACGGCGAGCGAGCCGACGACTCACCGGTCGGCGTGGTCGGCGCGGCCAGGATCGGCGGCGAGGTGATGAACCTCGACGTCCCGGCACAGAACCAGATCGCGATGATGCTGTTCCTGCTGGCCGGCTTCAACCTCTCGCTCTTCCTGTTCAACATGCTCCCGCTGCTCCCGCTGGACGGCGGGCACATCGCCGGAGCGCTCTGGGAGGCACTGCGGCGCAACGTGGCCCGGGTCTTCAGACGGCCCGACCCCGGCCCCTTCGACGTGGCCAAGCTGATGCCGGTCGCCTACGTCGTCGCCGGTATCTTCATCTGCTTCACCCTGCTGGTGCTGGTCGCCGACATCGTGAACCCCGTGAAGATCACCTGA